A stretch of Candidatus Zixiibacteriota bacterium DNA encodes these proteins:
- a CDS encoding pitrilysin family protein yields MKTNMLKASFGLLALALVAASLSAQDVKKIKFPKLNDMVIPQVERVTLDNGIRLYLLEDKSLPVVNMSVRVNAGSYLEPADKVGLAGICGEVLRTGGTKKWTGDEIDAALEAVGGSVETGIGLLSGNASVNVLTDYTDLGLEVLSEVLQRPVFDEDKIDLAKVNNRSAISRRNDDPQDIGSREFSKLIYGAESVYARQTEYESISAITRDDLVQFHATYYKPENIQIAVWGDINKAGMIDKIKQHFGAWQKGSTPVPPPPTVDYTYESKVYYVSKDDVNQSNIYIGHIGGLVSDPDYAARIVMNNILGGSFGSRLFNTVRSKEGLAYSTFGVYTANIAYPGVFYNYVGTKSETTAKAIKVMLQEIKRIQTDAPTPEEMAMGKDGYLNSFVFNFDSKGEVINRLMTYDFYKLPDDLIFRQKAEVEKVTSADVIATAKKNLRTDAMNILVVGKGKDFEMPLDQLGLGAITTLDVTIPSGEEKKELAVTPENMSKGKELLDKAVKAHGGLDQFKKINSISMKGTVTVTTPQGEIPLGLESVEVFPGKSRQVVSAFGQKMYDVRNGNAGWQSSQTGLMAKTEDDLVKDDKEEARKIINIFRQSDNPSYQAVYDGSGKVDDSPVDYVTILSKSGETICRLGVSRSNNQVIARSYWGETMMGPGQLEETYTRIGEFNGVKIFVGSTITKDGQKYSNIDMSDVVINGQVPANSFEKPE; encoded by the coding sequence ATGAAAACAAATATGTTGAAGGCTTCATTTGGTCTGCTTGCGCTGGCTTTGGTTGCCGCCAGCCTTTCAGCCCAGGATGTGAAGAAAATAAAATTCCCGAAACTGAACGATATGGTCATTCCTCAGGTAGAACGAGTCACCCTCGACAACGGCATTCGCCTCTACCTGCTTGAAGATAAATCCCTACCGGTCGTTAACATGTCCGTGCGAGTCAACGCCGGCTCGTATCTTGAGCCTGCCGACAAAGTTGGCCTCGCAGGAATTTGTGGCGAAGTCCTTCGCACTGGCGGTACCAAAAAATGGACAGGGGATGAAATCGATGCCGCGCTTGAAGCGGTTGGCGGAAGCGTCGAGACGGGCATCGGGCTCCTCTCAGGCAATGCCTCGGTCAATGTCCTGACTGATTACACCGACTTGGGCCTCGAAGTCCTCTCTGAGGTTCTTCAGAGGCCAGTATTTGACGAAGATAAAATTGATCTGGCAAAGGTCAATAACCGTTCGGCAATCTCACGGCGCAATGATGACCCGCAGGATATCGGATCAAGAGAATTCTCAAAACTTATCTATGGCGCTGAATCAGTTTACGCCCGTCAGACGGAATATGAGTCAATTTCAGCTATCACGCGTGACGATTTGGTTCAATTCCACGCGACATACTATAAGCCGGAAAATATCCAGATTGCAGTCTGGGGTGATATCAACAAGGCCGGGATGATTGATAAAATCAAACAGCATTTTGGCGCCTGGCAAAAGGGGAGCACACCTGTCCCGCCTCCGCCGACTGTTGACTATACCTACGAGAGCAAAGTGTATTATGTCAGCAAGGATGATGTCAATCAGTCCAACATATACATCGGTCATATCGGCGGACTTGTGTCCGACCCGGACTATGCCGCGCGCATAGTCATGAACAATATTCTGGGTGGTAGCTTCGGCAGCCGTCTATTTAATACCGTGCGTTCGAAAGAAGGACTCGCCTATTCAACCTTCGGTGTGTACACGGCGAATATCGCTTACCCGGGCGTCTTCTATAATTACGTCGGAACCAAATCGGAAACTACTGCCAAGGCCATCAAAGTTATGCTGCAAGAGATTAAAAGAATTCAAACCGATGCTCCAACCCCCGAAGAAATGGCGATGGGCAAAGACGGGTATCTCAATTCATTTGTCTTCAATTTTGATTCTAAAGGAGAAGTCATCAACCGCCTCATGACCTATGATTTCTATAAGCTTCCCGATGATCTGATTTTCAGACAAAAAGCCGAAGTCGAAAAAGTGACATCGGCCGATGTTATCGCGACGGCCAAGAAGAATCTTCGTACAGACGCAATGAATATCCTTGTCGTTGGAAAAGGGAAAGATTTCGAGATGCCCCTCGATCAACTTGGACTCGGAGCCATCACAACATTAGATGTCACTATTCCGTCAGGCGAGGAAAAAAAAGAGTTGGCTGTTACTCCCGAGAATATGTCGAAAGGGAAAGAACTTCTTGATAAGGCTGTCAAGGCTCACGGCGGCCTTGATCAATTTAAAAAGATCAACTCTATTTCGATGAAGGGCACAGTTACCGTGACCACACCGCAAGGTGAAATACCGCTTGGGTTGGAATCGGTTGAAGTCTTCCCCGGCAAGAGCCGTCAGGTCGTAAGCGCTTTCGGACAGAAAATGTACGATGTCCGCAATGGCAACGCCGGCTGGCAGTCATCACAGACTGGGCTCATGGCTAAAACAGAAGATGACCTGGTTAAAGATGATAAAGAGGAAGCCCGCAAAATTATAAATATCTTCCGCCAGTCCGACAATCCGTCATACCAGGCCGTTTACGATGGCTCAGGCAAAGTCGATGATTCGCCTGTTGACTACGTAACAATTTTGAGCAAGAGCGGCGAAACTATCTGCCGTCTCGGAGTAAGCCGGAGCAACAATCAAGTCATCGCCCGCTCCTATTGGGGTGAAACAATGATGGGTCCGGGACAGCTCGAAGAGACATATACACGAATCGGTGAATTTAATGGAGTCAAGATATTCGTGGGTTCGACAATAACCAAAGATGGTCAAAAGTACAGCAATATCGACATGTCCGATGTAGTCATAAACGGTCAAGTTCCGGCGAATTCATTCGAGAAGCCTGAATAA
- a CDS encoding pitrilysin family protein yields MRLRTLCLLVTIAGFSTLTVGSTHGFDFSTLEKGVHERTLKNGLKVLVMERHDAPVASFATWANVGSVDDPKGYTGLAHMFEHMAFKGTTTLGTKDINRELKAIKIEDSLFMLLRSERNKGRFTDSTKVQALNARYDSAREASYQHVIPNEFGNVVEREGGVGLNAFTSNDQTAYFFSLPSNKVELWMAMESERFLNPVFREMYKERDVVAEERRMRTESNPIGRLIEEFLGLAFKSHPYGVPGVGHMSDIQYYSRAEADVFFKKYYSPSNLIVCVVGDVQPEQVFKLAEKYWERIPYRPAPERIASVEPPQLGERRMELEDPSQPVYVAGWHIPEGTHPDRAAIDAMLDYLGSGRTSLLYKNLIKEKKAAIQIGALSGFPGDKYPTMSLVYAFPSKGKTNQECEKEIFAEVEKLRNTLLTEKEVGEIKARAKASFINELDNNQGLGLQLATFQQIWGDWRELFHQLDRINAVTAEDIQRVAKEYFTKNNRVVVMSNPSQS; encoded by the coding sequence ATGAGATTGAGAACTCTTTGTCTGCTTGTCACAATAGCGGGCTTCTCAACTTTGACTGTGGGCTCGACGCACGGTTTTGATTTTTCGACACTCGAAAAAGGCGTCCACGAGCGGACCCTGAAAAATGGACTGAAAGTCCTGGTGATGGAGCGTCACGATGCGCCTGTTGCTTCATTTGCAACATGGGCCAATGTCGGCTCGGTCGATGACCCCAAAGGATATACCGGCTTGGCCCATATGTTTGAGCACATGGCTTTTAAAGGAACAACCACTCTCGGGACCAAAGATATCAACCGCGAACTCAAAGCCATCAAAATCGAGGACTCGCTATTTATGCTTCTTCGCTCCGAGCGCAACAAAGGGCGCTTCACCGACTCGACGAAAGTCCAGGCACTTAATGCCCGATATGATTCGGCCCGCGAAGCCTCGTACCAGCATGTCATCCCCAACGAGTTTGGAAATGTCGTCGAGCGCGAGGGCGGAGTTGGACTCAATGCCTTCACTTCCAACGATCAGACCGCATATTTTTTCAGTTTGCCATCAAATAAGGTGGAATTGTGGATGGCAATGGAATCTGAGCGATTCCTAAATCCGGTCTTCCGTGAAATGTACAAAGAGCGCGATGTTGTCGCCGAAGAGCGTCGCATGCGAACTGAGTCAAATCCGATTGGCCGTCTCATCGAAGAGTTCCTTGGCTTAGCCTTCAAGAGCCATCCTTATGGAGTCCCCGGTGTGGGACATATGTCCGATATTCAATATTATTCTCGCGCGGAAGCTGATGTTTTCTTTAAGAAATATTACAGTCCCTCTAACTTGATTGTCTGTGTTGTCGGAGATGTCCAGCCCGAGCAGGTCTTCAAACTCGCTGAAAAATATTGGGAGAGAATCCCCTATCGCCCCGCTCCTGAACGAATTGCCTCAGTTGAACCGCCTCAGTTGGGCGAGAGGAGAATGGAACTGGAAGACCCTTCACAGCCGGTCTATGTAGCTGGCTGGCATATCCCCGAAGGAACACATCCTGATCGAGCCGCCATTGATGCCATGCTTGACTATCTTGGTTCCGGCCGAACCTCGCTCCTCTACAAGAATCTTATCAAAGAGAAAAAGGCCGCAATTCAGATAGGAGCGCTCTCCGGCTTTCCTGGCGATAAATATCCTACCATGAGTTTGGTCTACGCCTTTCCGTCAAAGGGAAAAACCAATCAGGAATGCGAAAAGGAGATTTTCGCCGAGGTAGAAAAGCTCCGGAATACACTTCTCACTGAAAAAGAAGTAGGTGAGATCAAAGCTCGTGCAAAGGCCAGCTTTATTAATGAGCTTGATAATAATCAAGGTCTTGGTTTACAACTTGCAACATTCCAACAGATCTGGGGCGACTGGAGAGAGCTTTTCCATCAGCTTGACCGCATTAATGCCGTGACCGCGGAAGACATCCAGCGAGTCGCCAAAGAATATTTCACCAAAAACAATCGAGTGGTTGTTATGTCCAACCCCAGCCAGAGCTAA